In one Cervus elaphus chromosome 9, mCerEla1.1, whole genome shotgun sequence genomic region, the following are encoded:
- the CD320 gene encoding CD320 antigen, whose amino-acid sequence MNGWVAGSLARRAAVLGLGLRVLLGFGLCLETASTPIQTWSSTQAPGPSTGSCPPTNFQCRSDGRCVPLIWRCDVDQDCLDGSDEEECGTEVATSSHSPCDVMGDCPDRSKNLLNCGPQPCPEGELCCTLDGLCIPSTWLCDGHRDCSDYSDELGCGTKTHQEGSATSMGTPVTLESVTYPRNATVTAVEDQDSVQSGNRSAYGIIAAVAVLSVSLAAGILFVLSRLCAQGCLAPLRLLVSVKRSLQPERKTSVL is encoded by the exons ATGAACGGTTGGGTGGCCGGGAGTCTAGCGCGGCGTGCTGCGGTCCTAGGCCTGGGGCTGCGGGTACTGCTCGGCTTCGGGCTGTGCCTGGAGACCGCCTCGACTCCGATCCAGACCTGGTCCTCGACCCAGGCCCCAG GCCCTAGCACAGGCTCGTGCCCGCCCACCAACTTCCAGTGCCGGAGCGATGGCCGCTGCGTGCCCCTTATCTGGCGTTGCGATGTTGACCAGGACTGCCTTGATGGCAGTGATGAAGAAGAGTGTG GTACTGAGGTAGCCACTAGCAGCCACTCTCCTTGTGACGTCATGGGTGACTGCCCTGACCGCAGCAAGAATCTTCTCAACTGcgggccccagccctgccctgaagGCGAGCTGTGCTGCACGCTGGACGGTCTGTGTATCCCAAGCACGTGGCTCTGTGATGGTCACCGGGACTGTTCCGACTACAGCGACGAGCTTGGCTGCG GAACCAAGACCCACCAGGAGGGGAGCGCCACGTCCATGGGGACGCCTGTGACCCTGGAGAGTGTCACTTATCCCAGGAATGCCACAGTCACCGCCGTCGAGGACCAGGACTCCGTTCAGTCTGGAAACCGAAGTGCCTATGGGATTATCGCAGCTGTAG CGGTGCTCAGTGTCAGTCTGGCTGCTGGCATCCTCTTCGTGTTGTCACGGCTCTGTGCCCAGGGATGCCTGGCCCCGCTGCGGCTGCTGGTGTCCGTGAAGCGGTCACTGCAGCCAGAGAGGAAGACCTCGGTGCTCTGA